One segment of Fuscovulum ytuae DNA contains the following:
- the lon gene encoding endopeptidase La, producing the protein MSDTLSPSYPVLPLRDIVVFPHMIVPLFVGREKSVRALEEVMADDKQILLSSQIDPSVDDPGTDAIYRVGVLANVLQLLKLPDGTVKVLVEGKNRVRITEFLSNERFFEARTAPLTETPGDPSSVEALIRAVGEEFERYAKIKKNIPEEALAAVAETRESARLADLVAGHLGVDVGQKQDILETLDVAERLEKVYGHMQGEMSVLQVEKKIKSRVKTQMEKTQREYYLNEQMKAIQRELGDGEDGQNEIAELEERIRKTAFSKEAREKAEAELKKLKSMSPMSAEATVVRNYLDWLLGVPWGVKSRVKKDLFKAQAVLDKDHYGLEKVKERIVEYLAVQARSTKLRGPILCLVGPPGVGKTSLGRSVAKATGREFIRISLGGVRDESEIRGHRRTYIGSMPGKIIQALKKAKTTNPLILLDEIDKMGQDFRGDPASAMLEVLDPEQNATFVDHYLEVEYDLSNVMFITTANSYNMPGPLLDRMEIISLAGYTEDEKREIAKQHLIPKQIEGHGLRKGEFKVTDTALTEVIRTYTREAGVRNLEREIAKLARKAVTEIVKKQGKAVEVTPEKLEDYLGVKRFRYGLAEKEDQVGVVTGLAWTSVGGDLLSIEALKLPGKGRMKTTGKLGDVMKESIEAAASYVRSISPELGVKPPKFETIDIHVHVPEGATPKDGPSAGLAMVTSIVSVLTGIPVRKDIAMTGEVTLRGNALAIGGLKEKLLAALRGGIKTVLIPEENAKDLPEIPENVREGLTIIPVSHVKEVLHHALVRAPEPVEWDEAAEEAAAAAAKAAADAAPSQVAH; encoded by the coding sequence ATGAGCGATACTCTCTCCCCCAGCTATCCGGTGCTTCCGCTCCGCGATATCGTGGTCTTCCCGCATATGATCGTGCCGCTTTTTGTCGGGCGTGAAAAATCCGTGCGGGCTCTGGAAGAGGTTATGGCCGATGACAAGCAGATCCTGCTGTCGTCGCAGATAGACCCTTCTGTTGATGACCCCGGCACCGATGCCATCTACCGCGTCGGCGTCCTTGCCAATGTGTTGCAACTTCTGAAACTGCCCGACGGAACGGTTAAGGTTCTGGTCGAAGGCAAAAACCGCGTCCGGATCACAGAGTTCCTGTCGAACGAACGCTTTTTTGAGGCGCGCACGGCGCCTCTGACCGAAACCCCCGGCGACCCGTCCTCGGTCGAGGCGCTGATCCGTGCGGTGGGCGAGGAATTCGAACGCTACGCCAAGATCAAGAAGAACATCCCCGAAGAGGCGCTTGCCGCCGTGGCCGAAACGCGCGAATCCGCGCGGCTGGCTGATCTTGTCGCGGGTCATTTGGGTGTGGATGTCGGCCAGAAACAGGACATTCTGGAAACGCTTGACGTGGCCGAACGCCTCGAAAAGGTCTATGGCCATATGCAGGGCGAAATGTCGGTCCTGCAGGTCGAGAAGAAGATCAAATCCCGCGTCAAGACCCAGATGGAAAAGACGCAGCGGGAATATTACCTCAATGAACAAATGAAGGCGATCCAGCGCGAGTTGGGCGATGGCGAAGACGGCCAGAACGAAATCGCTGAACTCGAAGAGCGTATCCGCAAGACGGCCTTCTCGAAAGAGGCCCGGGAAAAGGCAGAAGCAGAGCTGAAAAAGCTCAAGTCCATGTCGCCCATGTCGGCTGAGGCCACCGTGGTGCGCAACTACCTCGATTGGCTCTTGGGTGTGCCGTGGGGCGTGAAGTCGCGTGTGAAGAAGGACCTCTTCAAGGCGCAGGCCGTTTTGGACAAGGACCATTACGGACTGGAAAAGGTCAAGGAACGCATCGTCGAATACCTTGCTGTGCAAGCCCGGTCCACCAAGCTGCGCGGGCCCATCCTCTGCCTTGTCGGCCCTCCGGGCGTCGGCAAGACCTCGCTTGGTCGTTCTGTGGCCAAGGCCACGGGGCGGGAATTCATCCGCATCTCGCTGGGCGGTGTGCGGGACGAATCCGAAATCCGGGGCCACCGCCGCACCTATATCGGTTCTATGCCCGGAAAGATCATCCAGGCGCTGAAGAAGGCCAAGACCACCAACCCGCTTATCCTGCTGGATGAGATCGACAAGATGGGTCAGGACTTCCGCGGTGACCCGGCCAGCGCGATGCTTGAGGTGCTGGACCCCGAACAGAACGCGACCTTCGTGGACCACTATCTTGAAGTGGAATATGACCTGTCGAACGTGATGTTCATCACTACGGCGAACTCCTACAACATGCCGGGCCCCCTGCTGGACCGGATGGAGATCATTTCGCTTGCGGGCTATACCGAGGATGAAAAACGCGAGATCGCCAAGCAGCACCTGATCCCGAAGCAGATCGAAGGACACGGCCTGCGCAAGGGCGAATTCAAGGTGACCGACACGGCGCTGACCGAAGTCATCCGCACCTACACCCGTGAGGCAGGGGTGCGGAACCTTGAACGCGAAATTGCGAAACTGGCCCGGAAGGCGGTGACCGAGATCGTCAAGAAACAGGGCAAGGCCGTCGAGGTCACGCCCGAAAAGCTTGAAGATTATCTGGGCGTAAAGCGTTTCCGCTATGGTTTGGCCGAGAAGGAAGATCAGGTCGGCGTCGTCACGGGCCTTGCATGGACTTCGGTCGGCGGTGACCTTCTGTCGATCGAGGCGCTCAAACTCCCCGGCAAGGGGCGGATGAAAACCACCGGCAAGCTTGGCGATGTGATGAAGGAATCAATCGAGGCGGCGGCATCCTATGTCCGCTCCATCAGCCCCGAATTGGGGGTGAAACCGCCGAAATTTGAAACCATCGACATCCATGTCCACGTGCCGGAAGGGGCCACCCCCAAGGACGGGCCTTCGGCGGGTCTGGCGATGGTCACCTCCATCGTGTCGGTCCTGACGGGCATTCCGGTGCGCAAGGATATCGCCATGACGGGCGAGGTCACCTTGCGTGGCAATGCGTTGGCCATCGGTGGGCTGAAGGAGAAACTGCTCGCCGCGCTGCGGGGTGGGATCAAGACGGTGCTGATCCCGGAAGAGAACGCCAAGGATCTTCCCGAAATCCCGGAAAATGTGCGCGAAGGGCTCACCATCATTCCGGTCAGCCATGTCAAAGAGGTGTTGCACCACGCCCTTGTCCGTGCCCCCGAACCGGTGGAATGGGACGAGGCCGCAGAAGAGGCGGCGGCAGCGGCGGCCAAGGCCGCAGCCGATGCCGCGCCTTCGCAGGTCGCACACTGA
- a CDS encoding HU family DNA-binding protein, which yields MATSIAKKKSSTPKSPTAKPTVKAIISAPKVAVPDMPSLVAEASVEAVEAEPKSAAPQLKKKDLIARVVAAMDGKKKGQVKEIVEATLAALGEALANGESLNLPPFGRARIARQKGEGKTSSMTVKLRGAGEKNASKGPKQALAEAGEDD from the coding sequence ATGGCCACCAGTATCGCCAAGAAGAAATCCTCCACCCCGAAATCCCCCACAGCCAAACCAACCGTGAAGGCAATCATTTCGGCCCCCAAAGTGGCGGTCCCCGACATGCCTTCGCTTGTCGCCGAGGCCTCGGTCGAGGCCGTCGAAGCTGAACCCAAATCCGCAGCGCCTCAGTTGAAGAAGAAAGACTTGATCGCCCGTGTCGTTGCCGCAATGGACGGCAAGAAGAAAGGGCAGGTGAAGGAGATCGTCGAGGCCACCCTTGCCGCCTTGGGCGAAGCGCTGGCCAATGGCGAATCCCTCAACCTTCCCCCCTTTGGACGCGCCCGCATCGCGCGGCAAAAAGGCGAAGGAAAGACGTCTTCCATGACCGTCAAACTGCGCGGCGCAGGCGAGAAAAATGCATCCAAAGGCCCGAAACAGGCCCTTGCAGAGGCAGGCGAAGACGACTAA
- a CDS encoding phosphotransferase, with product MTDTALGPLLDSPPPVMDVADVAALLLRHWDLTGALSPLTSERDLNHRLDAPHGRFVVKIGNRAEDPAVTRMQTRALRHAAAADPSLPIPRVVATGQGADDIRLPGGEVMRVLTWLDGAPLAGLPYSPAQAVGVARLGAGLARALRGFTDPAADHILQWDIRHALRLRPLLPHVADLRLRGLCSRTLDAFEARVIPALPHLPWQVIHGDLNPHNLLGDPSAPDQVTGILDFGDMVRTPRLCDAAIAAAYQIDADRAEESLAAFSEAWAEIDPFTDQEATLLPLMVASRMVTTLAITAFRAARYPENAAYILRNAPSATVGLVALAPLLELDTQT from the coding sequence ATGACCGACACCGCCCTTGGCCCGCTTCTCGACAGCCCCCCGCCCGTGATGGATGTGGCTGATGTGGCGGCGCTTTTGTTGCGGCATTGGGACCTGACCGGGGCGCTTTCACCGCTGACTTCGGAACGCGACCTGAACCATCGCCTTGACGCGCCGCATGGCCGTTTCGTGGTCAAGATCGGAAACCGCGCCGAAGACCCTGCCGTGACGCGCATGCAAACCCGCGCCCTCCGCCATGCCGCCGCTGCCGACCCTTCGCTGCCCATCCCACGCGTAGTGGCGACGGGGCAAGGGGCGGATGACATCCGCCTGCCCGGGGGCGAGGTGATGCGCGTTCTGACTTGGCTGGACGGCGCGCCGCTCGCAGGCCTTCCATACAGCCCCGCGCAGGCCGTGGGCGTCGCCCGGTTAGGCGCAGGGCTGGCCCGCGCACTGCGTGGCTTCACAGACCCCGCCGCTGACCACATCCTTCAATGGGACATTCGTCACGCCCTGCGCCTGCGCCCGCTGCTGCCGCATGTGGCCGATCTGCGTCTTCGTGGTCTTTGTAGCCGCACGCTTGACGCCTTTGAGGCGCGGGTGATCCCTGCCTTACCCCATCTGCCATGGCAGGTGATCCATGGCGACCTTAATCCGCATAACCTTTTGGGTGATCCTTCTGCTCCGGATCAGGTAACCGGCATCCTTGATTTTGGCGATATGGTCCGCACCCCTCGCCTTTGCGATGCTGCCATCGCCGCCGCCTATCAGATCGACGCTGACCGTGCCGAGGAAAGCCTTGCCGCCTTCAGCGAAGCATGGGCCGAAATCGACCCCTTCACCGATCAAGAGGCCACGCTCTTGCCCCTGATGGTTGCGTCGCGGATGGTAACGACACTGGCCATCACGGCCTTTCGTGCCGCCCGCTATCCCGAAAACGCTGCCTATATCCTACGCAACGCACCCTCTGCCACGGTGGGGCTGGTGGCGCTTGCCCCTCTGCTTGAACTGGACACCCAGACATGA
- a CDS encoding aspartate aminotransferase family protein, protein MTRDPGTSDPMPNAFVPGQGALGPVETAMVARRQSLLGPAYRLFYETPVHLVRGQGVWLYDPDGNAYLDTYNNVASVGHAHPRVVSAMAEQAATLATHTRYLHDGVLAYAERLLGHFPAPLTHVMFTCTGSEANDLALRIARAATGGTGVIVTANAYHGVTASVAECSPSLGRGVPLGPHVRAIPAPNPHAADPAATFAADVQAAIDDLQRHGIKPALLMVDTVFSSDGLFTDPTTVLAPAAAAIRSAGGLFLADEVQPGFGRMGAAMWGFQRHGVLPDMVSLGKPMGNGYPVAGLVLQPPVIAEFGRAARYFNTFGGNAVAAATAMAVLSVIEDEGLMQNAAQTGAMFRKGLEALAKDYAALGDIRGAGLFLAADIVTDGQPDRARAALLVNALREERILISATGAEGNTLKIRPPLVFSEDNAAFFLDRLSKILNRGL, encoded by the coding sequence ATGACCCGCGATCCCGGAACATCCGACCCGATGCCCAATGCCTTTGTCCCCGGTCAGGGTGCCTTGGGGCCGGTGGAAACTGCCATGGTCGCCCGCCGTCAAAGCCTCCTTGGGCCCGCGTATCGGTTGTTTTACGAAACCCCCGTCCATCTGGTGCGGGGGCAGGGGGTCTGGCTCTATGATCCCGATGGGAATGCCTATTTGGACACCTATAACAACGTGGCCAGCGTGGGCCATGCCCATCCCCGCGTGGTGTCCGCGATGGCGGAACAGGCTGCGACACTCGCGACCCATACCCGCTATCTGCATGACGGAGTGCTGGCCTATGCAGAGCGACTGCTTGGGCATTTCCCGGCGCCCCTGACGCATGTGATGTTCACCTGCACAGGGTCCGAGGCGAATGATCTGGCCCTGCGCATCGCCCGTGCGGCCACTGGAGGTACCGGGGTGATCGTCACGGCAAACGCCTATCATGGGGTTACGGCCAGCGTGGCCGAATGCTCCCCCTCATTGGGGCGCGGCGTGCCACTTGGCCCCCATGTCCGGGCGATCCCCGCACCAAATCCCCATGCCGCCGATCCCGCTGCCACCTTCGCTGCCGATGTGCAGGCCGCCATTGACGATCTTCAACGCCACGGCATCAAACCCGCCCTCCTGATGGTGGACACGGTCTTTTCCTCTGACGGGCTTTTCACCGACCCCACCACGGTCCTTGCCCCCGCCGCCGCCGCCATTCGTTCCGCTGGTGGGCTTTTCCTTGCCGATGAGGTGCAGCCCGGCTTTGGGCGCATGGGCGCGGCTATGTGGGGTTTTCAGAGGCATGGCGTCCTGCCCGATATGGTGAGCTTGGGCAAACCCATGGGCAATGGCTACCCCGTCGCGGGGCTTGTCCTGCAACCACCCGTCATCGCCGAATTCGGGCGGGCGGCGCGCTATTTCAACACCTTCGGCGGCAATGCCGTCGCTGCCGCCACGGCTATGGCCGTGCTGTCGGTGATCGAGGACGAAGGCCTTATGCAGAACGCCGCCCAGACCGGGGCCATGTTCCGTAAAGGACTTGAGGCACTGGCAAAAGACTACGCCGCCCTTGGCGATATCCGCGGCGCGGGTCTCTTCCTCGCTGCTGATATCGTGACCGATGGCCAGCCCGACCGCGCCCGCGCCGCGCTTCTCGTGAATGCCCTTCGCGAGGAACGCATCCTCATTTCCGCCACCGGGGCTGAGGGCAACACGCTCAAGATCCGCCCCCCTCTTGTCTTTTCGGAAGACAACGCGGCGTTTTTCCTTGATCGCCTCTCCAAGATCCTGAACCGCGGCCTTTGA
- a CDS encoding pirin family protein produces MSWNPALDPTIPIGDAVDAIEAVIVPRARDLGGFEVRRALPSVERQMVGPFIFFDQMGPAEFLTGQGIDVRPHPHIGLATVTYLLKGRMHHRDSLGTDQWIEPGAVNLMMAGHGITHSERTDGEMRTRPHAMFGLQTWLALPQKNEDDPAAFLHAPAALLPELEGEGKQVRLILGHAWGERVPVDTPSEVFYADATLAPGAALPLPDDHEDRGIYILSGEVTVGGQTFPAGQMLVFRPGDRVSVKAGAEGARIMLLGGATMDGPRHIWWNFVASSKERIEAAKEAWRAGDWAHGRFRLPPGDDAEFIPAP; encoded by the coding sequence ATGAGCTGGAACCCCGCCCTCGACCCCACCATCCCGATTGGCGACGCCGTCGATGCGATCGAGGCTGTCATCGTCCCGCGCGCCCGCGATTTGGGCGGGTTTGAGGTGCGCCGTGCGCTGCCATCGGTCGAGCGGCAAATGGTCGGCCCGTTTATCTTCTTCGATCAGATGGGTCCGGCTGAATTTCTGACAGGGCAGGGGATCGACGTTCGCCCCCACCCGCATATCGGGCTGGCCACGGTCACCTATCTTTTGAAGGGCCGCATGCATCACCGTGACAGCCTTGGCACCGATCAATGGATCGAGCCGGGGGCGGTGAACCTGATGATGGCAGGCCATGGCATCACCCACTCCGAACGCACGGATGGTGAGATGCGCACGAGGCCCCATGCCATGTTTGGCCTGCAAACATGGCTGGCCTTACCGCAAAAGAACGAAGATGACCCGGCGGCCTTCCTGCATGCGCCTGCCGCGCTGTTGCCAGAGCTTGAGGGCGAAGGAAAACAGGTGCGCCTGATCCTTGGCCATGCATGGGGGGAACGGGTGCCGGTGGATACGCCTTCGGAAGTATTTTATGCAGATGCCACCCTTGCGCCCGGCGCGGCGCTCCCGTTGCCGGACGATCACGAAGATCGCGGGATCTATATTCTGTCGGGAGAGGTGACGGTGGGGGGACAGACCTTCCCCGCAGGGCAAATGCTGGTCTTCCGGCCGGGTGACCGAGTCTCGGTCAAGGCGGGCGCTGAGGGGGCGCGGATCATGCTTTTGGGTGGGGCCACGATGGATGGACCGCGCCATATTTGGTGGAACTTCGTCGCCTCAAGCAAGGAACGGATCGAGGCTGCGAAAGAGGCGTGGCGCGCCGGCGACTGGGCGCATGGGCGTTTCCGCCTGCCACCGGGGGATGACGCGGAATTCATTCCGGCGCCGTAA
- a CDS encoding RND transporter has protein sequence MQWLDQVPFSVALLAALTLGLAPFFPEPHIWEKLKMLAGGTLSRPIDIFDLALHALPWAILLAKLARMALARS, from the coding sequence ATGCAATGGCTTGACCAAGTTCCCTTTTCCGTCGCGCTTCTGGCGGCGTTGACGCTTGGCCTCGCGCCGTTTTTTCCCGAACCGCATATCTGGGAAAAGCTGAAGATGCTGGCCGGTGGCACGCTGAGCCGTCCGATTGATATCTTTGACCTTGCCCTGCATGCCTTGCCATGGGCGATCCTGCTGGCCAAGCTGGCGCGGATGGCCCTGGCGCGCAGCTAG
- a CDS encoding GNAT family N-acetyltransferase has product MTIVIRDAGPADEAGWRKLWDQYLAFYEVTLAPEVTNATWARLMDPASPVKARLAFDAGQMVGFAIHLHHPSTWVIGDDCYLEDLYLAPEARGKKIGKRLLNDLIKIAKANGWQRLYWHTDEENVVARRLYDRFVKTDGHVRYRMKL; this is encoded by the coding sequence ATGACCATTGTGATCCGGGATGCCGGGCCTGCCGATGAGGCGGGATGGCGCAAGCTGTGGGACCAATACCTTGCCTTCTACGAGGTGACGCTGGCCCCCGAAGTCACCAATGCCACATGGGCGCGACTGATGGACCCAGCCTCGCCCGTCAAGGCGCGGCTGGCCTTCGACGCAGGGCAGATGGTGGGATTTGCCATCCACCTGCACCACCCCTCAACCTGGGTGATCGGGGATGACTGCTATCTTGAAGACCTTTACCTCGCGCCCGAGGCGCGGGGAAAGAAGATCGGCAAGCGCCTGCTGAACGATCTGATCAAGATCGCCAAGGCGAATGGCTGGCAGCGACTCTACTGGCATACGGATGAGGAAAACGTGGTGGCGCGGCGGCTCTATGATCGTTTCGTCAAGACGGATGGGCATGTCCGCTATCGCATGAAACTCTGA